CTATGGGATTGCCGTTCATAATCCTGGTTACTCCAATACTTCTGAAAGGGGTTTCCCTGTTGCTCCACTAGGAAAGGCGATACCCAATAAAGCTGAAATTGTTGGGGCGATATCCGGAATTTCCGTTCGATCCACGGTGCTTCCCTGTTTTATTCCTTTCCCAAAGAATAGCAAAGGCACATGCGTATCATATATCTGTGGTGATCCATGGGTGGAACCGGTTTTGGCATAGGTAATGGTTCCAGGTTTCAAAACAAGTAGCACATCTCCCGATCTCTTTTGGTTATAACCATTTTGTAAAATATAGGGAATACCTGATGTATAACTGTTTTCCCACATTTGATATGCGGTGTACACCCGGTCTACATAATCATAGCTTAAAAATTCCTTCGCTATAGCTTCCTGCACTTCCTTAATTTCTAAATCTAGATTTTTTATAATCTTATGATCTAGAAAAATTTGATAATTTGAATAATTCTTGACTATATCCTCTGTTCCATAGGTATACCTCAAAAACTCCGCAAACTTGGTTTTGGTAGTACTGTTATCCACATAGCTTGCAGGAATCCTTGCAGACATCAAATAGGAAGGTACATCGATGGCGGCATGGTCCGCCGTCAAAAAAACGGTGTACTCCCCTTCGCCCACATTTTTGTCCAGTGCCTTAAAGAGTCGGGCCAAATCCAAATCCAAACGAATATAGGTATCCTCTACCTCTTTAGAGTTCACCCCGAACATATGCCCAACATAATCGGTGCTGGAGAAGCTGATCGCCAAAAAATCCGTGATTTCATCCTGTCCCAATTGCTCCTGTTTTAGAGCTTCAATGGCAAAATCGGCCGTAAGGCTATTTCCATACGGCGTATTCTTTATAATTTCAAAATCCTTGTCTTTATCCAATAAGTTTTGTGGATTATGGGGAAATGTAGAGGATGTTTCTCCCTCAAATAGTCCTTCAAAAGTATTGTCGTCCACACCGCTTTCCACGTATGTATTTATGTCCTTCAAGGTATTCCAACCGCGCTTATAGGATTGTGCAACCCCGGAGCTATTGAAATCGTCCACCCATTTTGGCAGTGCGTCCATATAATAACTGCTCGTAATCCATTTACCCTCATTATCGCCATGAAACCAATAAGCTGCATTCGCCGTATGCCCACCTGGAAGTACGGCCCCTCTATCCTTGAGAGCAATGGCTATGGTTTTACCCCTCATTTGGGTATGCAATCGAAGTTCATCCGTGACGGTGGTAACGGTCATTCTGTGCGGTGACATTTGGCCGGCATCCGATGTGGTTCCTACAGAAGCATAGCGCTCATCCGATGCACAATAGACGTCCTCATCATTTTCCTTATCATACCAGTTGTTCCCTATTACCCCGTGCGTGGCCGGGGTAGTTCCCGTATAAACGGATGTGTGGCCCGGTCCGGTACTGGTAGGGGCGTAATTGAAATGATTGTTCTTACAGTTATAACCCTCTGCCACCATTCTTTTAAACCCGCCTTCCTCATACTGATCGTAAAAGCGTGTCAAATAATCATATCGCATTTGGTCCACCACAATACCCACGACCAACTTTGGCATTGATCGTAGTTGAACTTCCTCCTCAACCTTGTTCTTACGTTGGGAATAGCCTTGGAAAAAAATCAATAGCCCGATAAAAATACTGGGGAATACAGTTCTGAAACGAATAGTCATGTTGAAAATATTAAGACGTAAAAATAAAGAAAATAGCCCTGAAAAAATTAAATGGAAGTTAAATCAAATCCTTTATTGTTATTTTTACGATAACATATCTATTTTTAAGGAATGAACTATTTGGCGTCGATTGGCAGCTATTCTATGATGGTCGTAGAGGTTTTTAAGAAACCTACCAAATGGCGTATAATGAAGTCCTTGATTTTAAAGGAAGTAGATGAGCTGGTTTACGGATCACTTGGCATTATCATATTCATTTCCTTTTTTATAGGAGCGGTAGTTGCCATACAAACGGCTCTTAATCTTACCAACCCCATAATCCCAAGAAGCCTCATTGGCTTCGCTACCAGACAGTCCGTAATACTTGAATTTGCACCCACCTTCGTATCCATTATCATGGCCGGAAAAGTGGGGTCTTACATAACCTCAAGCATTGGAACCATGAGGGTCACGGAACAAATTGACGCATTGGAAGTAATGGGAGTCAATTCCCTA
This DNA window, taken from Maribacter algicola, encodes the following:
- the pafA gene encoding alkaline phosphatase PafA, translating into MTIRFRTVFPSIFIGLLIFFQGYSQRKNKVEEEVQLRSMPKLVVGIVVDQMRYDYLTRFYDQYEEGGFKRMVAEGYNCKNNHFNYAPTSTGPGHTSVYTGTTPATHGVIGNNWYDKENDEDVYCASDERYASVGTTSDAGQMSPHRMTVTTVTDELRLHTQMRGKTIAIALKDRGAVLPGGHTANAAYWFHGDNEGKWITSSYYMDALPKWVDDFNSSGVAQSYKRGWNTLKDINTYVESGVDDNTFEGLFEGETSSTFPHNPQNLLDKDKDFEIIKNTPYGNSLTADFAIEALKQEQLGQDEITDFLAISFSSTDYVGHMFGVNSKEVEDTYIRLDLDLARLFKALDKNVGEGEYTVFLTADHAAIDVPSYLMSARIPASYVDNSTTKTKFAEFLRYTYGTEDIVKNYSNYQIFLDHKIIKNLDLEIKEVQEAIAKEFLSYDYVDRVYTAYQMWENSYTSGIPYILQNGYNQKRSGDVLLVLKPGTITYAKTGSTHGSPQIYDTHVPLLFFGKGIKQGSTVDRTEIPDIAPTISALLGIAFPSGATGKPLSEVLE
- a CDS encoding MlaE family ABC transporter permease yields the protein MNYLASIGSYSMMVVEVFKKPTKWRIMKSLILKEVDELVYGSLGIIIFISFFIGAVVAIQTALNLTNPIIPRSLIGFATRQSVILEFAPTFVSIIMAGKVGSYITSSIGTMRVTEQIDALEVMGVNSLNYLVFPKIIAMLFYPFAIAISMYVGIFGGWLAGVFGGFLTSADFVSGLQTDFVPFHIAYAFIKTLIFAFIIATIPSFHGFYMKGGALEVGKASTTSFVWTSVVIIILNYILTQLLLG